From Aliamphritea hakodatensis:
AACATCTTGGCGGTAGACTTACCGTCGGTGTTTTTTTCCAGCTCGGAGACAAATTTACTGGCCAGCGCATGCTGGGAGCCACCCTGACCGCCGCCAAGGGCGATCTTGTATTCAGCTGCCTGCAGCAAAGGGCTGGCACAGAACAGGGCGCAGCTTAACAGTAAAGATTTAGTTGTTGTTTTCATCTTTTACCTCTGGGTCGCGTATCTCAGGCGCGACATGTTAATGGTGAAGCGAATTGGCTTCACGGTTTTTATATGCCCTGAGCTTATTTTAGTAACATTAGCTGTCGGGCACGGTTATTGGTTACCGGCTGTGATTCCAGTATTCCCGGGATTTTCTGTTCCCGGTGTTCCGTTTGCAGGCTGTTACAGAGCACATCCTGCAAAATCTGTTTATCCAGGTTCAGTTGCTCAACCTGTTTTTGCAGCAGGCGGTTGCGCTGCTGCAGGTCGGTCAGCTGATCAATGGCGGCGGCATTCAGACCGTTGAACCGGCGCTTCCAGTTGTAGAAGGTGGTGTCGGTGATCTTCAGCCGGTCGCAGATGGTGCTGGCCAGCACGCCGCATTCAGCCATAAACAGCGCCTGTTCGATGATTGCGGAACGGCTTTTCATCAGCGTGACTGCCAGTACACCACCTGGGTTTCGGTGTATTCGTACAGGCCGTGCTTACCGTCTGCGCCGCCGATGCCTGATTTACGGGTACCGGCGTGGTAACCCTGCATGGCTTCAAAGTGTTCGCGGTTGACATAGGTTTCACCGAACTTCAGTTCACGGCAGGCTTTCATGATCTCGTCTGCATCCCGGGAGAAGATGGAGGAGGTCAGGCCGTATTCGGTGTCGTTGGCGTATTGCAGTGCTTCATCCAGACTGTCGACGATCATGACCGGCAGAACAGGACCAAAGATTTCCTGCTGCATCAGCGGGTGCTGATTACTGTCCACTTGCAGCACGGTTGGCTGATAGTGATGGCCGGCAACATCTTCGACGACATTGCCGCCGCAGAGTACGTTTACGCCGTCGGCTTTGGCGGCTGCTACCATCGCGGCAACTTTATCCAGCCCGGCCCGGTTAACCAGCGGGCCCATCTCGATATCAGCGTCCTGCAGCGGATCGCCAAATTGGGTGTTGGTCATGGCGGCGGTGATTTTTTCCAGGAACTCATCGGCAACTGCCCGTTCAACATAAACCCGTTCAGCGCAGTTACAGACCTGTCCGGTGTTGATGATGCGTGAGTCACGGATGGCTTTTACCGCCAGATCAACATCGGCGTTGGCGGTGACGATGGCAGGGGCCTTGCCACCCAGTTCCAGATTAACCTTAGTGACGTTAGCCGCGCAGGCAGCCATGATACGTTTACCGGTTTCGACGCTGCCGGTGAAGCTGATCATGCCCACATCTTTGTTCTCACAAAGGGCCGCGCCACTGGCGCCTTTACCGGCGACCAGATTGAAAACACCGGCCGGGAGGTCGGTTTCAGCCACCAGTCTGGCAAATTCGAAAGCGTTGTTAGGGGTTTCTTCGCTGGGCTTAATCACGATGGTGTTACCGGTGACCAGTGCCGGTGCCAGTTTGCGGGCAATCAGGAAGAACGGGAAGTTCCAGGGCAGAATGCCGCCTACCACGCCGATGGGTTTACGCTGTAAAAAGATGGTTTCATCCGGACGGTCACTGGTGATGACTTCGCCCTCAATGCGCCGGGCCCACTCGGCCATGTAATCCAGATAATCGGCGGTGAAGTTAACTTCGACTTCTGCCAGCCCCATGACTTTGCCCTGTTCGGCCACAATGGTGCGGGCCAGTGCCGGCACATTTTCCCGCAGTTTGGCAGCGATACGGCGCAGGTAGCCGGCCCGTTCAATGGCAGGTTTACGTGCCCATTCAACCTGTGCAGCCTTCGCAGCGGCTACCGCCCGGTTAACGTCTTCGGCATGGCTGTCAGGTATGGTGGACAGCCGTTCACCGCTGGCCGGGTTCAGGACATCGATCCGGTCACCGGAAGAGGCGGCGACAAACTCGCCGTTGATATAGTTCTGGTAATGTTCAGTGCTGCTCATGGAGGGGGCTCCTTTGTTATTGTTTGCAGATGAAGTCGCTGTGCGCAGACGGGTTGTCAGAAACCTGTTCTAGAAAAATTTGAAGTGTTTGCGGATGGGCTGGCGGATATCCCAGTTCACCAAAACGCCGGCTTCCACCGTCACCAGATCGCCCTGACGGATGGTCTGATCGATGCCGCACCGGGTTGTCAGGCGGGCTTCGCCGTCCAGGATGTAGAACATTTCTCTGGCGGTGTAATCTTCGTCAAAGTTACAGATCTCTTTTTCCCAGACCGGCCACTGTGTCGCCGTTTCAAGTTGTGAAGCATCCGGTGACTGAACTGATATCATGCTGTTTTTTCCTATGTGTTTTATTTTTAATCAATAAGTTATGGTGTACTAGTCATGTGAATTATTAATGTTACTTAGCCAATTCTGGTATCAATGGCGTCCCGTGCTTCGTAGTATTTAATGGCGCTGTACACGCCTAGCCGGTGCATGCCGTGAAAGGGGAATGCTTTAAACCCGGTGGTGGGGATGGCCAGATCTTCCGGCGCTTTTCCCTGCACCCGTTCGGCCAGAATACGGCCCATGACGGTGCCCATTGCCACCCCGCGACCGTTGTACCCCAGGCCGGCCAGAATGCCCGGTGCCGGTTCGTGAAGGTGAGGCAGCACTTCAGGTGTGAAGGCCAGCCGTCCGCCCCAGTACACATCCAGATCGGTGGCGCTGAACTGCGGGAACACGTGACTGATGGCTTTGTGCAGGCGTTTGCGGTCTGCGGTGTTGCACTGTTCACTCATGCCAAGGCTGCCGAACAGCAGGCGGTTGTGGTTGTCTTTGCGGCAGTAGTAGATCACCCGGCGGGTATCAGAAAGGGTATGCCCCTGGGGCAGGATGGCATTGTATTCAGCGTCGCTTAGCGGCCGGGTAACTGCCTGAACACTGATCAGGGGTACTATGGTCTGCTTAAGGCCCTTAAGCGTGTCGTCGGTATAGCCGTTGGTACAGAACAGTACCCAGTCGCTGGTCACCTTGCCTGACGGTGTACTGACCTGCCATTGTCTGTTGTCCGGGGTGACACTCAGGGCCGGGCTGCAGGAATAGATTTCAGCACCCTGTTCAGTGGCAACCCGGGCCAGCTCCCGGCTGTAGGAGAGGGGCTGGATGCAGCCGCCGGATTTAACCACGGTGGCGGTTTTGTAAGCATCGGAGCCGCTCAGTTCACGCAGTGCCTGACCTTGGGTAAAACTGATATCCAGCCCGTACTCTGACCAGCCCTTATGCATGGCTTCCAGTTCTTTAATGGCGCCGGTACAGTGAGCTCCCCGAATCCAGCCATTCTGTACTGCGTCGCAGTCCAGTTGGTGTTCCGCAATCAGATTGAACAGTTCGTTACCGGAATTAACATAGCTTTCCAGCATGCGCGGGCCGAAGGTGTTGCCTAACTGGGCGATGATTTTTTCCGGCACCGCATGGGCCAGCGGATTGACCTGCCCGCCGGTACGGCCGGATGCGCCCCAGCCCGGTTCATGGGCGTCCAGTAAGGCGACAGAAGCGCCCGATGATGCCAGTTCCAGTGCTGCCCTTAATCCGGTTATACCGGCACCGATGACGGTAACATCCCGGCGGATGTCTTCCTGCAGGGCTTTACCCGGCGCTGCAGCAACAGCGGTACGGGTCCAGAAGGAAGGATTGGTGGATTGCGGCAGGGACATCTTGTGCTCCGGTTGTGTGTGGTAGCGGGTTATCTGAGTACCGGATCAGACTATCAGCGGAACCTGCGCTGCAACCATTTGGCAGCTTTGTTCACTCTGCAGCATTAGCGCTGCAGTTTTTGTGCGTTGGTGATGCAGCGCTTACATAATTTGTGCTTTTTTCTCAGTTTTCTTTATGTTTCTGGGTAGGTTTTAGGGTAAGTTTCAAAGCATGAACGGCTGTGCGGCGTACTTCAGATGCCGCAACCGGCCGTGGATCTATTCTTTGCTGGCGGGCCGCCGGCGTGATTATCGGTAAGTATTCAGGAGAGGTTGGCCATGCAGTCAAATGATGATCTGGAAAAC
This genomic window contains:
- a CDS encoding cupin domain-containing protein → MISVQSPDASQLETATQWPVWEKEICNFDEDYTAREMFYILDGEARLTTRCGIDQTIRQGDLVTVEAGVLVNWDIRQPIRKHFKFF
- the aldA gene encoding aldehyde dehydrogenase encodes the protein MSSTEHYQNYINGEFVAASSGDRIDVLNPASGERLSTIPDSHAEDVNRAVAAAKAAQVEWARKPAIERAGYLRRIAAKLRENVPALARTIVAEQGKVMGLAEVEVNFTADYLDYMAEWARRIEGEVITSDRPDETIFLQRKPIGVVGGILPWNFPFFLIARKLAPALVTGNTIVIKPSEETPNNAFEFARLVAETDLPAGVFNLVAGKGASGAALCENKDVGMISFTGSVETGKRIMAACAANVTKVNLELGGKAPAIVTANADVDLAVKAIRDSRIINTGQVCNCAERVYVERAVADEFLEKITAAMTNTQFGDPLQDADIEMGPLVNRAGLDKVAAMVAAAKADGVNVLCGGNVVEDVAGHHYQPTVLQVDSNQHPLMQQEIFGPVLPVMIVDSLDEALQYANDTEYGLTSSIFSRDADEIMKACRELKFGETYVNREHFEAMQGYHAGTRKSGIGGADGKHGLYEYTETQVVYWQSR
- a CDS encoding transposase, whose product is MKSRSAIIEQALFMAECGVLASTICDRLKITDTTFYNWKRRFNGLNAAAIDQLTDLQQRNRLLQKQVEQLNLDKQILQDVLCNSLQTEHREQKIPGILESQPVTNNRARQLMLLK
- a CDS encoding NAD(P)/FAD-dependent oxidoreductase, which codes for MSLPQSTNPSFWTRTAVAAAPGKALQEDIRRDVTVIGAGITGLRAALELASSGASVALLDAHEPGWGASGRTGGQVNPLAHAVPEKIIAQLGNTFGPRMLESYVNSGNELFNLIAEHQLDCDAVQNGWIRGAHCTGAIKELEAMHKGWSEYGLDISFTQGQALRELSGSDAYKTATVVKSGGCIQPLSYSRELARVATEQGAEIYSCSPALSVTPDNRQWQVSTPSGKVTSDWVLFCTNGYTDDTLKGLKQTIVPLISVQAVTRPLSDAEYNAILPQGHTLSDTRRVIYYCRKDNHNRLLFGSLGMSEQCNTADRKRLHKAISHVFPQFSATDLDVYWGGRLAFTPEVLPHLHEPAPGILAGLGYNGRGVAMGTVMGRILAERVQGKAPEDLAIPTTGFKAFPFHGMHRLGVYSAIKYYEARDAIDTRIG